Proteins from a genomic interval of Vreelandella profundi:
- a CDS encoding DUF2069 domain-containing protein, with protein sequence MRQWLEDIEARHGLDQLTLKSRQLVLVSGAILLVLVIYRGFLVQGDEFNWRPVVAFVLPLVLFLPSIIGQRARGHAWLAFVSLLYFTQGVMLASVPGQSVRGISEAIVSLALFAGCMGYARFRSRQLRQQ encoded by the coding sequence ATGAGGCAGTGGCTGGAAGATATCGAGGCACGCCATGGATTAGATCAGCTCACGCTTAAAAGCCGCCAGCTGGTGTTAGTCAGCGGTGCCATCTTGCTGGTATTAGTTATTTATCGGGGCTTTTTAGTACAGGGCGATGAATTCAACTGGCGCCCTGTCGTGGCTTTTGTGCTTCCCCTGGTGCTGTTTTTACCTTCTATTATTGGCCAGCGAGCGCGTGGACACGCATGGCTTGCGTTCGTCAGCCTGCTCTATTTCACTCAAGGCGTAATGCTGGCAAGCGTTCCTGGGCAAAGCGTTCGTGGCATTTCGGAAGCTATCGTTTCGCTTGCCCTGTTTGCGGGATGCATGGGCTATGCGCGTTTTCGTAGCCGGCAGTTGCGTCAACAATAG
- the pdxH gene encoding pyridoxamine 5'-phosphate oxidase — protein sequence MTRNIADIRRDYEGGRLDESLAPTDPFVLFDEWFTLALEKEGQDGNAMTLASVDSQGRPHARVVLLKGFDERGMVFFTNYHSHKGSELSNVPYAAMTFWWPSLSRQVRIEGLVERIPTVESDEYFASRPRGSQLGAWIATQSVVIPGRNWIEERQKRFEQAYHGQDIPRPIHWGGYRVAPDMIEFWQGQPSRLHDRLRFERRDSNEWSRFRLAP from the coding sequence ATGACACGTAACATAGCCGATATTAGGCGTGATTATGAAGGCGGCAGGCTAGATGAGTCGCTGGCGCCCACCGATCCTTTTGTACTATTTGATGAATGGTTCACCCTCGCCCTGGAAAAAGAAGGCCAGGATGGCAATGCCATGACGCTTGCCAGTGTGGATAGCCAAGGCAGGCCACACGCACGGGTAGTGCTATTAAAAGGCTTTGATGAACGCGGAATGGTGTTTTTCACCAACTACCACAGCCATAAGGGCAGTGAGTTAAGCAATGTGCCCTACGCGGCGATGACGTTTTGGTGGCCATCGCTTTCTCGGCAAGTCCGTATCGAAGGACTCGTTGAGCGGATACCCACCGTAGAGTCAGATGAGTATTTTGCCAGCCGCCCGCGCGGCAGCCAGCTTGGTGCCTGGATTGCTACCCAAAGCGTTGTAATTCCAGGGCGCAACTGGATTGAAGAGCGCCAAAAGCGCTTTGAGCAAGCCTACCACGGACAAGATATACCGCGCCCGATTCACTGGGGCGGCTACCGCGTGGCACCTGACATGATCGAGTTTTGGCAAGGCCAGCCCAGCCGCTTGCACGATCGGCTGCGGTTTGAACGCCGCGACAGCAATGAATGGAGTCGCTTTCGCTTAGCGCCTTAA